One part of the Pannonibacter sp. XCT-53 genome encodes these proteins:
- a CDS encoding lytic murein transglycosylase, translating into MTIRFRSGLQYAGWCVTLATVFLTGTNAPALAIEACVARLSREAEAQGIRPDIVARMLATAKADERVIRFATSQPEYETPIWDYMAFLVDEARIRDGEALLKQHARTLAAVETAYGVERQVVVAVWGIESDFGKARGDFYTPHALANLACAGGRRADYFRDELMKTLLIASRGDVPADKFQGSWAGAFGQTQFMPTTYLRLAVDFDRDGRKDLVDTTADALASTANFLKDAGWEKGRPWGYEVRLPKGYNGPVGRRERAALSTWAKRGLVRLDGKPLSGGLEAGLILPAGETGPAFLVTRNFDALFSYNASQSYGLAIALLSQLISGGEPFKAAWPTEDPGLSRAQRLDLQKRLADKGFYDGEVDGRVGPATREAIRRAEENYGLQPTGRPGYRIYQALGGG; encoded by the coding sequence ATGACGATTCGGTTCAGGTCAGGGCTGCAATACGCCGGATGGTGCGTCACCCTGGCGACCGTATTTCTCACAGGGACCAACGCTCCGGCCCTCGCCATCGAGGCCTGTGTGGCGCGATTGTCTCGCGAAGCGGAAGCGCAGGGCATCCGTCCGGACATTGTCGCCCGCATGCTGGCAACGGCAAAGGCCGACGAACGCGTGATCCGCTTCGCCACCAGCCAGCCTGAATACGAGACCCCGATCTGGGACTACATGGCCTTTCTCGTCGACGAGGCACGCATCCGGGACGGCGAGGCGCTGCTGAAGCAGCACGCCCGGACCCTGGCCGCCGTCGAGACCGCCTATGGCGTCGAGCGGCAGGTGGTTGTCGCCGTCTGGGGCATCGAAAGCGATTTCGGCAAGGCACGGGGCGACTTCTACACGCCGCATGCGCTCGCCAATCTCGCCTGCGCCGGCGGCCGCCGGGCCGACTATTTCCGCGACGAGCTGATGAAGACGCTGCTCATCGCCAGCCGCGGCGATGTGCCGGCCGACAAGTTCCAGGGGTCCTGGGCCGGCGCCTTCGGCCAGACCCAGTTCATGCCCACCACCTACCTCCGGCTGGCCGTCGACTTCGACCGCGACGGCCGCAAGGATCTGGTCGACACGACCGCCGACGCGCTCGCCTCGACCGCCAATTTCCTCAAGGACGCCGGCTGGGAGAAGGGCCGTCCGTGGGGCTACGAGGTGCGGCTGCCGAAGGGCTACAACGGGCCGGTCGGCCGCCGCGAGCGCGCGGCGCTCTCCACATGGGCAAAGCGCGGCCTTGTCCGGCTCGACGGCAAGCCGCTGTCGGGCGGGCTTGAGGCCGGCCTGATCCTGCCGGCCGGCGAGACCGGGCCGGCCTTCCTGGTGACGCGCAACTTCGATGCCCTGTTCTCCTACAATGCGTCCCAGTCCTATGGCCTCGCCATCGCGCTCCTGTCGCAGCTGATCTCGGGCGGCGAGCCCTTCAAGGCCGCCTGGCCGACCGAGGATCCGGGCCTGTCGCGCGCCCAGCGGCTCGATCTGCAGAAGCGCCTTGCCGACAAGGGCTTCTACGACGGCGAGGTCGACGGCCGTGTCGGGCCTGCAACCCGTGAGGCAATCCGGCGCGCCGAGGAAAACTATGGCTTGCAGCCGACGGGCCGTCCGGGCTACCGGATCTATCAGGCCCTTGGCGGCGGCTGA
- the phnD gene encoding phosphonate ABC transporter substrate-binding protein yields MTFLSKIASAAAVSLVALTATQAVAAEPIKEFRIGLLGGENEADRLRSNECLVKRFEKLLGVPVKLFPAADYAGTMEGLKGGNLDYAELGASAYAGIQIDAPGTVEPVVTTEQIDGSTGYVSVMLVKADSPYEKVADLKGKKLGYADPNSTSGYLVPVVALAKEGFKDTEFFGSTTFAGGHEQSVLAVVNGDVDAGVTWASGVGKWEEGYSNGNLRKMVDKGMLDMSTVRQVWQSPIIPNGPIVMRSTLPQDVKDKVKASLLSFHQDDKDCLYKVAAGEINRYVPVEPAFYDTIIEARKATIKK; encoded by the coding sequence ATGACCTTTCTGTCGAAAATCGCTTCCGCTGCCGCGGTGAGCCTCGTTGCCCTGACCGCCACCCAGGCCGTCGCGGCCGAGCCGATCAAGGAATTCCGCATCGGCCTGCTCGGCGGCGAAAACGAAGCCGACCGCCTGCGCTCGAACGAGTGCCTCGTCAAGCGCTTTGAAAAGCTGCTCGGCGTGCCGGTCAAGCTGTTCCCGGCTGCTGACTACGCCGGCACCATGGAAGGCCTGAAGGGCGGCAACCTCGACTACGCCGAACTGGGCGCCTCCGCCTATGCCGGCATCCAGATCGACGCCCCGGGCACCGTCGAGCCGGTCGTGACGACCGAGCAGATCGACGGTTCCACCGGCTATGTCTCCGTCATGCTGGTCAAGGCCGACAGCCCCTACGAGAAGGTCGCCGACCTGAAGGGCAAGAAGCTCGGCTACGCTGACCCGAACTCGACCTCTGGCTACCTGGTTCCGGTCGTCGCCCTTGCCAAGGAAGGCTTCAAGGACACCGAGTTCTTCGGGTCCACCACCTTCGCTGGCGGCCATGAGCAGTCCGTTCTCGCCGTCGTCAACGGCGACGTCGACGCTGGCGTGACCTGGGCTTCGGGCGTTGGCAAGTGGGAAGAAGGCTACTCCAACGGCAACCTGCGCAAGATGGTCGACAAGGGCATGCTCGACATGTCGACCGTGCGTCAGGTCTGGCAGTCGCCGATCATCCCGAACGGCCCGATCGTGATGCGCTCGACCCTGCCGCAGGACGTGAAGGACAAGGTCAAGGCCTCGCTGCTGTCGTTCCACCAGGACGACAAGGACTGCCTCTACAAGGTGGCTGCTGGCGAGATCAACCGCTACGTCCCGGTCGAGCCGGCCTTCTATGACACCATCATCGAAGCCCGCAAGGCGACCATCAAGAAGTAA
- the parA gene encoding ParA family partition ATPase produces MTGTILTIAQQKGGSGKTTVTAHIALGLCHATPGLRIALLDVDPQGSLGTWVEMREARLGENATGLTLRTASGWGARREARALARDHDIVLIDTPPKTDIDARPAIDASNLVIVPVQPTLVDLWATGQTFEMARREDKPAVLVLNRVPPRAALTGDVGEAIAASGFARLQPVLGNRTVFAASMGQGLTALETEPRGKAAGEVLALVAALRARLSAPA; encoded by the coding sequence ATGACCGGAACGATCCTCACGATTGCCCAGCAGAAGGGGGGCTCTGGCAAGACCACGGTCACGGCCCACATCGCTCTCGGTCTGTGCCACGCGACGCCGGGGTTGCGCATCGCGCTGCTGGATGTCGATCCGCAGGGCTCGCTCGGCACCTGGGTCGAGATGCGCGAGGCCCGGCTGGGCGAGAACGCCACCGGCCTGACCCTGCGCACGGCCAGCGGCTGGGGGGCCCGCCGGGAGGCACGCGCGCTGGCGCGCGACCATGACATCGTCCTCATCGACACCCCGCCCAAGACCGACATCGACGCCAGGCCCGCCATCGACGCCTCCAACCTGGTCATCGTTCCCGTCCAGCCGACGCTGGTCGACCTCTGGGCGACCGGCCAGACCTTCGAGATGGCCCGGCGCGAGGACAAGCCCGCCGTCCTGGTGCTGAACCGCGTCCCGCCGCGCGCCGCGCTGACCGGCGATGTCGGCGAGGCGATTGCAGCCTCCGGCTTTGCCCGGCTTCAGCCGGTGCTCGGCAACCGCACCGTCTTTGCCGCCTCGATGGGGCAGGGACTGACGGCGCTGGAAACCGAGCCGCGTGGCAAGGCGGCCGGCGAGGTTCTTGCCCTCGTTGCGGCCTTGCGCGCGCGCCTGTCCGCCCCGGCCTGA
- the phnE gene encoding phosphonate ABC transporter, permease protein PhnE, which translates to MTKIPSSDIDALAARHPGVIDRPLRQRFVPIAVALVVLAYVIGSLASFDVLRVLAGTRTDLVNLFFLDSYAHKIHVVRQLDKPDFVFSLEGSRFAIYDEQPSWFAVTGEETDIDLGSAGRVHIKGDVLEYYPLHEEAAYRIKFGPGLVPQLIEGQAPEWMRASDIQIDMRPSLFARIWITKSKIEIHRYFIGWENFWFDFESPLNGKTFSEISALAVSADRLDPSMANWQLILSEFWNNQEWQHGEVYYALLQTIIMALVGTLVAGILALPLAFAAAANINPVAAARFGIRRIFDVLRGLDTLIWSLIFIRAFGLGPLSGIFAIFTTDTGALGKLFSEAIENADRKQAEGIQATGASPVQKYRFGVFPQILPVFISQLLYFMESNTRSATVIGALGAGGIGLKLLETMRTRQDWENTAYIIALIILVVIAMDNMSGWLRRKLIEGAN; encoded by the coding sequence ATGACCAAGATCCCGTCTTCCGACATCGACGCCCTTGCGGCCCGCCATCCCGGCGTCATCGACCGCCCGTTGCGCCAGCGCTTCGTGCCGATTGCCGTCGCCCTCGTGGTGCTGGCCTATGTGATCGGCAGCCTCGCGTCCTTTGACGTGCTGCGCGTTCTGGCCGGCACCCGCACCGATCTCGTCAACCTGTTCTTCCTCGACAGCTATGCCCACAAGATCCATGTGGTGCGCCAGCTCGACAAGCCGGACTTCGTGTTCTCGCTCGAAGGCAGCCGCTTCGCCATCTATGACGAGCAGCCTTCCTGGTTCGCCGTGACCGGCGAGGAGACCGACATCGACCTCGGGTCGGCCGGTCGCGTCCACATCAAGGGCGATGTGCTGGAGTATTACCCGCTGCACGAGGAGGCGGCCTACCGCATCAAGTTCGGCCCCGGCCTGGTGCCGCAGCTGATCGAGGGACAGGCGCCGGAGTGGATGCGGGCCAGCGACATCCAGATCGACATGCGCCCGAGCCTGTTTGCCCGCATCTGGATCACCAAGTCCAAGATCGAGATCCACCGCTACTTCATCGGCTGGGAGAACTTCTGGTTCGACTTCGAATCCCCGCTGAACGGCAAGACCTTCAGCGAGATCAGCGCGCTCGCCGTCTCCGCAGACCGCCTGGATCCCTCGATGGCAAACTGGCAGCTGATCCTGTCGGAGTTCTGGAACAATCAGGAATGGCAGCACGGCGAGGTCTATTACGCCCTGCTTCAGACCATCATCATGGCGCTGGTGGGCACGCTGGTTGCCGGCATCCTGGCCCTGCCGCTGGCCTTTGCCGCCGCCGCCAACATCAACCCGGTCGCGGCCGCCCGGTTCGGCATCCGCCGCATCTTCGACGTCCTGCGCGGCCTCGACACGCTGATCTGGTCGCTGATCTTCATCCGGGCCTTCGGGCTTGGGCCGCTCTCGGGCATCTTCGCGATCTTCACCACGGACACCGGCGCGCTCGGCAAGCTGTTCTCCGAGGCGATCGAGAACGCCGACCGCAAGCAGGCCGAGGGCATCCAGGCCACCGGAGCCTCGCCGGTGCAGAAGTACCGCTTCGGCGTGTTCCCGCAGATCCTGCCCGTGTTCATCTCGCAGTTGCTCTACTTCATGGAATCGAACACCCGCTCGGCCACCGTCATCGGTGCGCTCGGCGCCGGCGGCATCGGCCTGAAGCTGCTGGAGACCATGCGCACCCGTCAGGACTGGGAAAACACCGCCTACATCATCGCCCTGATCATCCTCGTGGTGATCGCCATGGACAACATGTCCGGCTGGCTGCGCCGCAAGCTGATCGAGGGCGCGAACTGA
- the phnE gene encoding phosphonate ABC transporter, permease protein PhnE: MSAQATLSQNPRLREIGDAYARLSRNRSLYTLLLIVVCAVIIVGGFMVADEANSGSFWGGLSNFFDYPADIITGTYAAGWGWFAIVWGYMPFLVETINIAILSTILGFALGALLSFVASRNLVRNRVLVFCMRRIMDICRAFPELVIALVLVLSLGPTPLAAVIAVAFHTIGALAKLFSEVNENADMKPVDGLKSVGATWGQQMRFGVLPQVLPNFLSYGLLRLEINVRASAILGFVGAGGLGAELKKVVDWNYAADISAIIVLLVAAVIGIDYLSGWARRALIGKTGTI; the protein is encoded by the coding sequence TTGTCCGCGCAAGCAACCCTGTCGCAAAATCCGCGCCTCCGGGAGATCGGCGACGCCTATGCCCGTCTGTCCCGCAACCGGAGCCTCTACACGCTGCTTCTGATCGTCGTCTGTGCGGTCATCATCGTCGGCGGGTTCATGGTGGCCGACGAGGCGAATTCCGGCAGCTTCTGGGGCGGCCTGTCGAACTTCTTCGACTATCCGGCCGACATCATCACCGGCACCTATGCCGCCGGCTGGGGCTGGTTCGCGATCGTCTGGGGCTACATGCCCTTCCTGGTCGAGACCATCAACATCGCCATCCTCTCGACGATCCTCGGCTTCGCCCTCGGCGCGCTGCTCAGCTTCGTTGCCAGCCGCAACCTGGTCCGCAACAGGGTGCTGGTCTTCTGCATGCGCCGGATCATGGACATCTGCCGCGCCTTTCCGGAGCTGGTGATCGCGCTGGTGCTGGTGCTGTCGCTCGGCCCGACCCCGCTGGCGGCCGTGATCGCCGTGGCCTTCCACACCATCGGGGCGCTGGCCAAGCTGTTTTCGGAAGTGAACGAGAACGCCGACATGAAGCCGGTCGACGGCCTCAAGTCGGTGGGGGCGACCTGGGGCCAGCAGATGCGCTTCGGTGTCCTGCCGCAGGTGCTGCCGAACTTCCTGTCCTACGGGCTGCTGCGCCTGGAGATCAATGTCCGCGCCTCCGCGATCCTCGGCTTCGTCGGTGCCGGCGGCCTCGGCGCAGAGCTGAAGAAGGTCGTCGACTGGAACTACGCCGCCGACATCTCCGCCATCATCGTCCTGCTCGTCGCCGCCGTCATCGGCATCGACTATCTGTCCGGCTGGGCGCGCCGTGCCCTCATCGGCAAGACCGGCACCATCTGA
- a CDS encoding alpha-2-macroglobulin family protein, translated as MLRFLARAARAPLAMAFLSLALAGPLAAADRKIVTIPDADYFGGDYRTVKDVDLPACEAACIGDSQCQAFTYNTSARWCFLKNTQGEVQAFRGAIAGRIVAGQTRTVNVTAERKADLAFVPKYILDEAQRYALALPRLTEAPADSAAVLRKRAGEALAAGLAEEAERDYAGLVTLDGAESAAWAGLAAAQLQQNPDDWNRRTELRQNAVSAAVNAYLTSQSEGGRLKALELLADAMAANENWKPVIKALRLALTLNASPALKERYDQVMAEHGFRIVNHQVDADAAEPRICVVFSEELPRGEDLSPFVRVTGEPGTAVSSDGSQLCVTGVRHGARYDVTVRAGVPSAEGEKLEASADLTLYVRDRSPSVNFLGRAYVLPRGKDATIPIVSVNTTEVAAEIFRVGDRGLVDVVRDERFLRQLAPYESDQLADELGEKIWSGVVTTASPLNTDVTTAIPLEDIGLDLKPGVYAMTARSKLDRQNEWGARATQWFIVSDIGLAAYSGPDGVVASLRSLSTATALEGVPVRLVAVNNEILGEAVSDAGGLATFAPGLTRGRGGRAPALVIAETSDGDYSFLDLRKPAFDLSDRGVEGRAAPGPLDVFAWTEKGIYKSGETVHAQALLRNGRADAQSDLPLTLVYERPDGVEHLRQLVTDAGLGGYAHDLDLAPGVQQGVWTLKVYLDPKGEPLAQKTFLVEDYQPERVDYTLVTTDKAFRFGAPAEVSLEGRFLYGAPASGQVLEGDIAVSPTRSMEPYPGFRFGLSDEALYPTRDALPEGLRTDEEGRLRFAVTLPQVSETSGLYTAELVTRLVEAGGRYVERRLEMPVLPGSPRVGVRPLFSDGVDEGGPADFEIIVIDGTGARQAATGLAWTLSRIETRYQWYRSDGNWAYEPVTTSERVATGKLDVTADAAARLSVPVKWGEYRLEVTLAGPQPAATSETFTAGWYVADAASETPDVLDVGLDKTSYRPGETAILRLKPQFDGIAVVNVFSDRLLSSAAVPVKAGEASVDVAVSEEWGAGAYITATLYRPMDLEAKRMPARALGLSWAQVEPGDRKLAVEIEAPASMRPRSTLETTVRIANLQPGDKAYLTLAAVDVGILNLTGFKTPDPAAWYFGQRRLGVELRDLYGQLIDRTAGTRGQVRSGGDGGSLLQAPPPDEEPVALFSGIVEVGADGRVPLSFEVPDFNGTLRLMAVAWTRTGVGSTERDVEVRDPVVLSASLPRFLAPGDTSRLLVEIDNVDGQTGEYRFVANIDGPVSLTGPAEQAVALEQGKRMELRLPIQAGEGTGDAVIELAITGPDGTSASKTLALGVRDTQPYLTSREVYALEPGNSLTVGASALQGLRPGTVTVALAAGGAAEIDVPGLLAALDRYPYGCTEQTTSRALPLLYLNDVAESVGLGSDDALRARVTKAIQDVLANQNSGGSFGLWNAYGASDTWLDAYVADFLVRAREKGYDVPETAYAAALDSLQNRIAYASDFTEGGEGIAYALYVLARTGRASIGDLRYYMDVKLADFATPLAKAQIAASLALYGEGERASSGFKAAIDGLPLERAGLFREDFGSPLRDGAGVLSYLAEARSPVPAAPVSAFVARQQAFTPVPSTQDMAWLLLAAREANEQAKSARLALDGEVQPGRLGWSFTGGEIAARDVTLANQGSSPTSVVLSVSGQPSEPQPAGGNGFNITRSFYDLDGNEIDPAAVPYNTRMAVVIEVEPLTETNGRLLVVDRLPGGVVIDNPRLVRSGDIGALDWLTTIDQPDHVEFRTDQFVVSIDQRNFGDPVLTFAYLARAVTPGSYVLPPASVEDMYQSDRRAITDTGRFEILGPTR; from the coding sequence ATGTTGCGGTTTCTCGCCCGCGCTGCCCGCGCGCCCCTTGCCATGGCCTTCCTCTCGCTCGCGCTGGCCGGACCGCTGGCTGCGGCCGACCGCAAGATCGTCACCATCCCGGACGCGGACTATTTCGGCGGCGACTACAGGACCGTCAAGGACGTGGACCTTCCCGCCTGCGAGGCGGCCTGCATCGGCGACAGCCAGTGCCAGGCCTTCACCTACAACACCTCCGCCCGCTGGTGCTTCCTGAAGAACACCCAGGGCGAGGTGCAGGCATTCCGCGGGGCAATCGCCGGCCGCATCGTCGCCGGCCAGACCCGGACCGTGAACGTGACGGCCGAGCGCAAGGCCGATCTCGCCTTCGTGCCGAAGTACATCCTCGACGAGGCGCAGCGCTATGCGCTTGCCCTGCCGCGCCTGACCGAAGCCCCGGCTGACAGCGCCGCCGTCCTGCGCAAGCGGGCCGGCGAGGCACTCGCCGCCGGGCTCGCCGAGGAGGCGGAACGCGATTACGCCGGCCTCGTCACCCTCGACGGCGCGGAATCCGCCGCCTGGGCGGGTCTGGCGGCGGCACAGCTGCAGCAGAACCCCGACGACTGGAACCGGCGCACGGAACTGCGCCAGAACGCGGTGTCCGCCGCGGTCAATGCCTATCTGACCTCGCAGAGCGAGGGGGGGCGGCTCAAGGCGCTCGAACTGCTTGCCGACGCGATGGCGGCCAACGAGAACTGGAAGCCGGTGATCAAGGCGCTCCGCCTCGCGCTCACGCTGAACGCGAGCCCGGCCCTGAAGGAGCGCTATGACCAGGTGATGGCCGAGCACGGCTTCCGGATCGTCAACCACCAGGTTGATGCCGATGCGGCCGAGCCGCGCATCTGCGTGGTCTTCTCCGAGGAGCTGCCGCGTGGCGAGGACCTGTCGCCGTTCGTCCGGGTGACCGGCGAGCCGGGCACGGCCGTTTCCTCCGACGGGTCTCAGCTCTGTGTCACCGGCGTGCGCCACGGGGCACGCTACGACGTGACCGTCCGCGCCGGCGTTCCGTCTGCCGAGGGGGAAAAGCTGGAGGCCTCCGCCGACCTCACCCTCTACGTCCGCGACCGCTCGCCCTCGGTGAACTTCCTCGGCCGGGCCTATGTCCTGCCGCGCGGCAAGGACGCCACGATCCCGATCGTCTCCGTCAACACGACCGAGGTTGCTGCCGAGATCTTCCGCGTCGGTGATCGCGGGCTGGTCGACGTGGTGCGCGACGAGCGCTTCCTGCGTCAGCTTGCACCCTACGAGAGCGACCAGCTCGCCGACGAGCTTGGCGAGAAGATCTGGTCGGGCGTGGTCACCACGGCAAGCCCGCTCAACACCGACGTCACCACCGCGATCCCGCTGGAGGACATCGGCCTCGACCTGAAGCCCGGCGTCTATGCCATGACCGCCCGCTCGAAACTTGACCGGCAGAACGAGTGGGGCGCCCGGGCGACCCAGTGGTTCATCGTCTCCGACATCGGCCTTGCCGCCTATTCGGGACCGGATGGTGTCGTCGCCTCGCTGCGCTCCCTGTCCACCGCCACCGCTCTTGAGGGCGTGCCCGTGCGGCTCGTGGCCGTGAACAACGAGATCCTGGGCGAGGCCGTTTCGGATGCCGGTGGTCTGGCAACCTTTGCCCCCGGCCTGACACGCGGGCGCGGCGGGCGCGCACCCGCGCTGGTGATTGCCGAGACCTCGGACGGGGATTATTCCTTCCTCGACCTGCGCAAGCCTGCCTTCGACCTTTCCGACCGGGGCGTCGAGGGCCGCGCGGCGCCCGGCCCGCTCGATGTCTTCGCCTGGACGGAAAAGGGGATCTACAAGTCCGGCGAGACGGTGCACGCGCAGGCCCTTCTGCGCAACGGCCGCGCCGACGCGCAGAGCGACCTGCCTCTCACCCTTGTCTACGAGCGTCCCGATGGCGTCGAACATCTGCGCCAGCTGGTCACCGATGCGGGTCTGGGCGGCTATGCCCATGATCTCGACCTGGCGCCGGGCGTGCAGCAGGGCGTCTGGACCCTGAAGGTCTATCTGGATCCCAAGGGCGAGCCTCTGGCCCAGAAGACCTTCCTCGTCGAGGACTACCAGCCGGAACGCGTCGATTACACGCTTGTCACCACCGACAAGGCGTTCCGGTTCGGGGCGCCGGCCGAGGTGTCGCTGGAAGGCCGCTTCCTGTATGGCGCGCCCGCATCGGGCCAGGTGCTCGAAGGTGACATCGCCGTCTCTCCGACCCGCTCGATGGAACCCTATCCCGGCTTCCGCTTCGGCTTGTCCGACGAAGCGCTCTATCCGACGCGTGACGCGCTGCCGGAGGGGCTGCGGACCGATGAGGAGGGCCGGCTGCGCTTTGCCGTCACCTTGCCGCAGGTCTCCGAAACGTCGGGCCTCTACACGGCCGAACTGGTGACCCGGCTTGTCGAGGCTGGCGGACGGTATGTCGAACGGCGGCTCGAGATGCCCGTTCTGCCCGGCAGTCCGCGCGTCGGCGTCAGGCCGCTGTTCAGCGATGGTGTCGACGAGGGCGGCCCTGCCGACTTCGAGATCATCGTCATTGATGGCACTGGTGCACGCCAGGCAGCCACCGGGCTTGCCTGGACCCTGTCGCGCATCGAGACCCGCTATCAGTGGTATCGCAGTGACGGCAACTGGGCCTACGAGCCGGTGACCACCTCGGAACGGGTCGCCACCGGCAAGCTGGACGTGACGGCTGATGCGGCCGCGCGTCTCTCCGTCCCCGTGAAGTGGGGTGAATACCGCCTCGAGGTCACGCTTGCCGGCCCGCAGCCTGCAGCCACCAGCGAGACCTTCACCGCCGGCTGGTATGTGGCCGATGCAGCCTCCGAAACGCCGGACGTGCTCGATGTCGGTCTCGACAAGACAAGCTACCGTCCGGGGGAAACCGCAATCCTGCGCCTGAAGCCGCAGTTCGACGGCATCGCCGTCGTCAATGTCTTCTCCGATCGCCTGCTGTCGAGCGCGGCCGTTCCGGTCAAGGCCGGCGAGGCCAGCGTCGATGTGGCCGTGTCGGAAGAGTGGGGGGCAGGGGCCTATATCACCGCGACGCTCTACCGGCCCATGGATCTCGAGGCGAAGCGGATGCCGGCACGGGCGCTCGGCCTGTCCTGGGCACAGGTGGAACCCGGCGACCGCAAGCTTGCGGTCGAGATCGAGGCGCCGGCCAGCATGCGGCCGCGCAGCACGCTCGAGACCACTGTCCGCATCGCCAATCTCCAGCCCGGCGACAAGGCCTATCTGACCCTTGCGGCCGTTGACGTCGGCATTCTCAACCTGACGGGATTCAAGACGCCGGATCCGGCGGCCTGGTACTTCGGCCAGCGGCGTCTTGGCGTCGAACTGCGCGATCTCTACGGCCAGCTGATCGACCGCACCGCCGGGACCCGTGGTCAGGTCCGCTCGGGTGGTGACGGCGGGTCGCTGCTGCAGGCTCCGCCGCCCGACGAGGAGCCCGTGGCCCTGTTCTCCGGCATCGTCGAGGTCGGGGCAGATGGCCGCGTGCCGCTGTCCTTCGAGGTGCCCGACTTCAACGGAACCCTCCGGCTGATGGCCGTGGCCTGGACCCGGACCGGTGTCGGCAGCACCGAACGCGACGTGGAGGTGCGCGATCCGGTCGTGCTCTCGGCCAGCCTGCCGCGCTTCCTGGCGCCTGGCGACACATCCCGCCTGCTCGTCGAGATCGACAATGTCGATGGCCAGACGGGCGAGTACCGGTTCGTCGCCAACATCGACGGGCCCGTATCCCTGACCGGCCCCGCCGAGCAGGCCGTCGCGCTGGAGCAGGGCAAGCGGATGGAGCTTCGCCTGCCGATCCAGGCCGGCGAGGGGACCGGGGATGCCGTGATCGAGCTGGCCATCACCGGTCCTGACGGCACCAGCGCGTCCAAGACGCTGGCGCTCGGGGTCCGCGACACGCAGCCCTATCTGACCAGCCGGGAGGTCTATGCGCTCGAACCGGGCAACTCGCTGACGGTCGGCGCCTCTGCGCTCCAGGGCCTGCGCCCGGGCACGGTCACCGTGGCGCTCGCCGCCGGTGGCGCGGCGGAGATCGACGTGCCGGGCCTGCTGGCCGCGCTCGACCGCTACCCCTATGGCTGCACCGAGCAGACCACCAGCCGCGCGCTGCCGCTCCTCTATCTCAACGACGTGGCCGAAAGCGTCGGTCTGGGATCTGACGACGCGCTGCGGGCCCGCGTGACCAAGGCGATCCAGGACGTTCTGGCCAACCAGAACTCCGGCGGCTCGTTCGGGCTCTGGAATGCCTATGGGGCGAGCGACACCTGGCTTGACGCCTATGTTGCCGATTTCCTCGTCCGCGCGCGTGAAAAGGGCTACGACGTGCCCGAGACGGCCTATGCGGCCGCGCTCGACAGCCTGCAGAACCGGATTGCCTACGCCTCCGACTTCACGGAAGGCGGCGAGGGCATTGCCTATGCGCTCTATGTGCTGGCGCGCACCGGACGGGCATCGATCGGCGATCTGCGCTACTACATGGACGTGAAGCTCGCCGACTTTGCCACGCCGCTGGCCAAGGCCCAGATCGCAGCCAGTCTTGCCCTCTATGGCGAGGGCGAGCGGGCAAGCAGCGGCTTCAAGGCCGCCATCGACGGGCTGCCGCTGGAGCGGGCCGGGCTGTTCCGCGAGGATTTCGGCTCGCCGCTGCGTGATGGAGCCGGCGTGCTGAGCTATCTGGCCGAAGCCCGGTCTCCGGTCCCGGCCGCCCCGGTGAGCGCCTTTGTCGCCCGGCAGCAGGCCTTCACGCCGGTGCCCTCGACGCAGGACATGGCCTGGTTGCTTCTGGCCGCCCGCGAGGCCAACGAGCAGGCGAAATCCGCAAGGCTCGCCCTCGACGGCGAGGTCCAGCCGGGCAGGCTCGGCTGGAGCTTCACCGGCGGGGAGATTGCCGCGCGGGACGTGACGCTCGCCAATCAGGGCAGCAGCCCGACCAGCGTCGTCCTGTCGGTGAGCGGCCAGCCGAGCGAGCCGCAGCCGGCCGGAGGCAACGGGTTCAACATCACCCGCAGCTTCTATGATCTCGATGGCAACGAGATCGACCCGGCAGCCGTGCCCTACAACACGCGGATGGCAGTGGTCATCGAGGTGGAACCGCTGACGGAGACCAACGGCCGCCTGCTGGTGGTCGACCGCCTGCCGGGCGGTGTGGTGATCGACAACCCGCGCCTCGTCCGGTCCGGAGACATCGGCGCGCTTGACTGGCTGACGACCATCGACCAGCCGGATCATGTCGAGTTCCGCACCGACCAGTTCGTGGTCTCGATCGACCAGCGCAACTTCGGCGATCCGGTCCTGACCTTCGCCTATCTCGCCCGTGCCGTGACGCCCGGGTCCTACGTGCTGCCGCCGGCCAGCGTGGAGGACATGTACCAGTCCGACCGCCGTGCCATCACCGACACCGGCCGGTTCGAGATCCTCGGGCCCACCCGGTGA